The DNA window CAGCTCCTCGTCGTCGACCTCGCCGAAGTACGCCCGCTCGAAGCGGTCGAAGCGGTCGACGAGGAGGTCGATCCGCTCGAGGTCGAGATCGCGCGCCTTCTTCGGGTGGAGCGCGAAGAAGTAGCGGACCACCTCGGGCTCGAGTATCTCGAGCAGCTCGGGCACCGTGACCACGTTGCCCGCCGACGAGGAGAGCGCCTCCCCGCCGAGCGTGAACCACTCGTACACCATCGGCACGGGCGGCTCGATGCCGAAGACGGTCCGCGCGAGGTCGACGCCGGAGGGCCACGACCCCTCGGCGTGATCCTTGCCGAACGGCTCGAAGTCGACGTCGAGCACGTCCCACTGGGCGGGCCACTCGAGCCGCCACGGCAGCTTCCCCTCCCGGAACGTGGCGGTGCCCTCGTGGCCGCAGCCATCGATGATGTCGTCGCCGACCTCGAGGTCGGTACAGACGTACTCGACCGTCTCCGCCTCGAGATCGACCGCCGTCACCGTCTCCGTGACCTTCCCGCACTCCGCACAGACCGGGTTGAAGGGGACGTACTCGTCGTCGACCTTGTCCTGGTACGTCCCGAGCGTCCCGCGGACCGTCTCGAGGTCCGCGAGCACGGTTCGGACCGCGTCGTCGAAGCGGCCGTCGGCGTACAGCTCCGTGTTCGAGACCATCTCGACGGGGACGCCGAGGCGGTCGGCGTCGGCGGAGAGCAGCGCCGCGAAGTGGGCCGCGTACGACTCGCGCTCGCCGAACGGGTCCGGAATGGACGTGTACGGCTTCCCCAGGTTGCGGCCGAGCGCGCCCGCGTCCACGTCGCCGAGGCCGACGATCTCGCCGTCGGCGTTCGCCAGTTTCCGGGGAAGCTTCCGGAGCGGGTCCTTGTCGTCGGAGGTGAACAGCTGGCGGACCTCGTGGCCGCGCTCGCGGAGCACCTCGGCGACGAAGTAGCCGCGCATGACCTCGTTGACGTTGCCGACGTGCGCGACGCCGGAGGGCGAGACGCCGCCCTTGATCACGATCGGCTCGTCGGGGTCGCGCGCCTCGATCTCGTCGGCGACGACGTCCGCCCAGAAGGCGTGGAACTCGCCGTCCCCCGAGAGCCCGCTCCCGGAGTCCGCCTGCTCCGAGAGGATGTGCGGGGAGTCGGCGTTCGTCGAGTCGTCGTCCGCTGAGCCGTCGTCCGCCGAGTCGCCGGTCATCGCCCCCTCGCCCACGCCGCCGGTTCCGTGCTTCCCTCGGGGATCACGTTCGTTCCCGTGTGCTCGCCGCGGAGGACGGCGTCGACGACCGCCTCGGGGTCGGTGCCGTCGAGGACGACGGAGCGGACCCCGGCGCGGTCGATCAGCTTCGCCGCGAGCAGGTCGACGGGGGCGGAGGAGCCGGCGTTCCGGCTCATCGGGAGCACCACGTCGACGAGTTCGGCCGGCGACAGCGACTCGAACCGCGTGGCGTCGTCGTGGCTGTTGGGATCGACATCGTAGACGCCGTCGGCGCTCGTCGCGAACACGAGCAGGTCGGCGTCGACGGACTCCGCGAGCGCGACCGCGACCGCGTCGGTCGTCTGGCCGGGCGTTATCCCGCCCATCACGGGCACCTCCCCCCGGCGGAACGCGGCGGCCGCCTCGTCGTACCCCGTCGCCGGCGCGGGCGCGGCCGCGTCGCCGAGCGCCGCGATCAGCAGGCGAGCGTTGAGCCGCGTGGTGCCGATCCCCAGCTCGTCGAGCTCGACCTCGTTGCCGCCGAGCTCGCGGGCGGTCGTGATGTACTCGCGAGCGACGCCGCCGCCGCCGACGACGGCCGCGACCGAACACTCCTCCGCCGTCAGCCGCTCGACCGCGTCGGCGTAGGCGGCGACACGTTCGGGATCGAGCTCCGGCGCGAGCACGCTCCCGCCGATGGAAACGACGACTCTCATTGCGGCGAGGTAGCCGTGTCGCCGGCTTAAGGATTGTCAAGCGGGGACGGCGACGGAGCCTCCGGCGGGCGCGTTTCCCATGGAAAACAGTTTAGGACCGTCCGGGAGTCCCCCCGGCATGAAGATCCACGTCGGGTCGGCGGCGACGGCCGAGGAGGCCGAGGCGATCGCCCGGTCGCTCGCGGCGCACCTCGGCGTCGGCGTCGACGTCCACGTCGGGGAGAGCGAGGAGCCCGCGGCGAGCGCCGACCCCCGGAGACGGCCTATCCCCTCGAGGACGATCTGGGCCCCACCGACCGCGAGCGAGACCTCCGGGCGGAGATCGCGGACATCCGGGAGGGCGGTCCCGCGAAGTACCGCGAGCGACTGGAGGAGCAGGGGAAGCTGTTCGTCCGCGACCGCCTCGACCTCTGGTTCGGCGGCGAGGGGGGAACGCGCGGCGCGGGCGACGCGGACGCGGGCGACGACGGCCCGGCGGGGGTGCGCTTCGAGGACGGGACGTTCGCCGCCTTCGACGACTGGCACCCGAACGCGCACGGACGGGACGGCGGGAGCGCCGGCGACGACGCGGACGGCGAGAGCGATGACGCGGAGGCGTTCGACGGCGACGACGGCGACCGCCTCCCGGCCGACGGCCTCCTGACGGGCGGTGCCGAGTTCGAGGGGCGCGACGTCCACTTCATGGCCAACGACTTCACGGTGAAGGCCGGGTCGATGGCGGCGAAGGGCGTCGAGAAGTTCCTCCGCATGCAACGACGCGCGCTGAAGACGGGCAACCCGGTCCTCTACCTGATGGACTCCTCGGGCGGGCGGATCGACCGGCAGTCCGGCTTCTTCGCCAACCGCGAGGGGATCGGGAAGTACTACTACAACCACTCGATGCTGTCGGGGGCGGTCCCGCAGATCTGCGTGCTCTACGGCCCCTGTATCGCCGGGGCGGCGTACACGCCCGTCTTCGCCGACTTCACCGTGATGGTCGAGGACGTCTCCGCGATGGCGATCGCCTCCCCGCGGATGGTCGAGATGGTCACCGGCGAGGAGATCGATCTACAGGAACTGGGCGGTCCGCGGATCCACGCTGAGGAGTCCGGCTCCGCGGATCTCGTCGCCCGCGACGAGGAACACGCCCGCGAACTCGTCGCCGACCTGATCGGCTACCTCCCGGACCGGGCCGGCGAGAAACCCCCACGATCCGAGCCGAGGCCGCCGAAGTTCTCGCCCGAGGGGATAGACGAGCTGATCCCCGAGTCGCCGACCCGCCCGTACGACGTTCGCGACCTCCTCGACCGGATCGCGGACGCGGAGTCCGTCTTCGAGCTGAAATCTGGGTACGGATCCGAGATACTCACCGCGTTCTGCCGGATCGACGGGCGGCCCGTCGGCGTCGTCGCCAACCAGCCGACGGAGCGCTCGGGCGCGATCTTCCCCGACGCCGCCGAGAAGGCCGCGGAGTTCGTCTGGACGTGTGACGCCTACGAGATCCCCCTCTTATACCTCTGTGACACCCCCGGCTTCATGGCGGGGAGTCAGGTGGAGAGAGACGGGATCTTGGAGAAGGGGAAGAAACTGATCTACGCCACGTCGTCCGCGACGGTCCCGAAACAGACCGTCGTGGTCCGGAAGGCGTACGGCGCGGGGATCTACGCCATGGGCGGGCCCGCCTACGACCCCGAGAGCACCATCGGGCTCCCCTCCGGCGAGATCGCGATCATGGGGCCGGAGGCCGCGATCAACGCGGTCTACGCCCGAAAGCTCGCCGAGATCGACGATCCGGAGGAGCGCGCGGCCGAGGAGGAGCGGCTCCGCGAGGAGTACCGCGAAGAGATAGACGTACATCGAATGGCGAGCGAGGTCGTCATCGACGAGATCGTCCCGCCCTCGGACCTCCGCGCCCAGCTCGCCGCCCGCTTCGACTTCTACGAGGACGTGAAGAAGGACCTCCCCGAGAAGAAACACGGGACGATCTTGTGACTCGCTAACTCTTTTGAGATCTCGATCCCTTATGGATCTACATGAACGGAGCAGAGATCGGTGATGACGGCGGTGAGTGGAGCGACGACCTCCGGGAGGAGTACCGAAAGGCGTTCGTCGAGGCGTCGACGGAAGACATCGAGAAACTGAGGAAAGTTATCACAAACGATGAGTCGTTGGAGGGGAGTGAACTCGTCGAACGGTACCCGGTCTCGGGAGACGACGAGGAAGACGGTCATTCGAGAGAGGAGTTGGAACACCGGACGAATATGGAACTGGAAGAATACCACGGCCTCAGTCGGGATCGGATCGAAGAACGCGAAGATCAGTTCGTCCGATCACTCGATCTCCTCGAACAGGGATTTGAGGAGGTGAATGGGTCGAACGGCGGCGACGAGGCCGTATCCATCCGAGAGGCTGCCTACGCGACGCAGTTGTGTTCCCAGCGGCTCACGATGTTGCGCTCGTCCGTCGCCGCTAGTGTGGGGACTAGGCTCAAGAACCTGTTCGGGTGGCTCAAAAACGTCGTCTCGTCGATATCGTCGAAACTGTGGAACCTGGTCTCCTCACACACCAGTCTCCAGGAGTGGAGCGTCACCGGCGGGGCCGGCGTCTCGATGTTCGGCCTCCAGGGCAACGCCGACGTGTCGTTGACGTTCGGTCCCTGATCGGCTCCGGATCGGTCCGATCCCCGGAACCCCGCGGATGGTGATTTTATATGCGACGCACGCGACCGTGAGCGAACGATGATCGAGACCGGCGTCAAAGCCCCCGACTTCGCCGCGCCGGCGGTCGCCGACGGGCGGGCGACCGAGCTCGCGCTCTACCGGCTCGTGGAGTCATACCGCGCGGTCGTCCTCGCGTTCGCGCCGGCGACGTTCGTCCCGACGACCACGGCGGCGTTCGCGGCGGTCCGGGACGCCGGATGGCACGACCGAGAGGACCTGGCCGTGGTCGCGCTGACCGGCGACTCGCTGTACGCCGGGTTCGCGTACGTCGACCGCTTCGATCTCCCGTTCCCGGTCGTCTCGGACTTCCACGGCGGGATCGCCGACTCCTACGACCTGCTGGCCGACTCGTGGGAGGGGCACGCCGACGTCCCGCGCCGCGCGACCGTCGTGATCGACGGCGACTGGCGGGTCCGGTTCGCCGAGGCGGCGACCGACGCGCTCGACCGCCCCGCGCCCGCGCCGGTCGAGAACGCGACCGCGACGCTGCGGGAGTTGGGCGTCGACGTCGACCGCCCGCGCGTGAACTACGACGGGCCGTGGTGAGACCGCCGCGTCGTCTCACCGACCTCGGAGCGGAGTCGAACTATCGTTATTTGTGTCTCGAGGGAGACACGGGGACCATGCCCTCCGTCCTCTCCGACCTCGTGTTCAGCGAGCCGTCCGGTCGGTCCGACGCGCTCGTCCAGTTCGCGGGTGCGGTCGCGTTCCTGGGGCTGTATGGTTACTCCAGGATCGTCGGCAACATCGACTCGAGCGACTGGCTGCTCGTCATGGCTCTCGGGGCCACGCTGGCCGGGATCGCCGAGTCCCTTCCGCACGACCGGCGTCTCGCGGCCG is part of the Halorubrum aethiopicum genome and encodes:
- a CDS encoding redoxin domain-containing protein is translated as MIETGVKAPDFAAPAVADGRATELALYRLVESYRAVVLAFAPATFVPTTTAAFAAVRDAGWHDREDLAVVALTGDSLYAGFAYVDRFDLPFPVVSDFHGGIADSYDLLADSWEGHADVPRRATVVIDGDWRVRFAEAATDALDRPAPAPVENATATLRELGVDVDRPRVNYDGPW
- the pyrH gene encoding UMP kinase; protein product: MRVVVSIGGSVLAPELDPERVAAYADAVERLTAEECSVAAVVGGGGVAREYITTARELGGNEVELDELGIGTTRLNARLLIAALGDAAAPAPATGYDEAAAAFRRGEVPVMGGITPGQTTDAVAVALAESVDADLLVFATSADGVYDVDPNSHDDATRFESLSPAELVDVVLPMSRNAGSSAPVDLLAAKLIDRAGVRSVVLDGTDPEAVVDAVLRGEHTGTNVIPEGSTEPAAWARGR
- the lysS gene encoding lysine--tRNA ligase; translated protein: MTGDSADDGSADDDSTNADSPHILSEQADSGSGLSGDGEFHAFWADVVADEIEARDPDEPIVIKGGVSPSGVAHVGNVNEVMRGYFVAEVLRERGHEVRQLFTSDDKDPLRKLPRKLANADGEIVGLGDVDAGALGRNLGKPYTSIPDPFGERESYAAHFAALLSADADRLGVPVEMVSNTELYADGRFDDAVRTVLADLETVRGTLGTYQDKVDDEYVPFNPVCAECGKVTETVTAVDLEAETVEYVCTDLEVGDDIIDGCGHEGTATFREGKLPWRLEWPAQWDVLDVDFEPFGKDHAEGSWPSGVDLARTVFGIEPPVPMVYEWFTLGGEALSSSAGNVVTVPELLEILEPEVVRYFFALHPKKARDLDLERIDLLVDRFDRFERAYFGEVDDEELTRFAERAYPFVMGWGGESPDGRSGDGRAISDRPADADPADRVRFPYTFAAVLGMVEDEDLRERLARDEGHVDGDTPEWAVREALARVERARTWAERTDNEYNYRLQTDLPAVEFDDDVAAALDDLADFVAAGHDGEAIQAEMYETARDHGVEVADFFEAGYRLFFDQPQGPRLGEFLGELEREFVVARLRREA